In the Nocardioides panaciterrulae genome, GGCCGACCAGGCCCCGGCGTACGGCCCGAGCACCCGGCTGGACATCGAGGCCGAGCTCGGCTTCGTGGTCGGGGCCGGCAGCCCGCTCGGCGAGCGGGTGCCGGTGAGCGCCTTCGCCGACCACGTCTTCGGCGTGGTCGGGCTCAACGACTGGTCCGCCCGCGACATCCAGGCCTGGGAGTACGTGCCGCTCGGGCCGTTCCTGGGCAAGTCGTTCGCCACCTCGATCTCCCAGTGGGTCACCCCGCTCGAGGCGCTCGGCGCGGCCTGGACCGACCTGCCCGGGCAGGACCCGCTGCCGCTGCCCTACCTCGCTCCCGAGGAGGCCCGGGGCCTGGACATCGACATCGAGGTGGTACTCGGCGGCCGGGTCGTCAGCCGGCCGCCGTACCGCACGATGTACTGGTCGCCCGCCCAGATGCTGGCCCACCTGACCGTCAACGGCGCCTCGGCGCGCACCGGCGACCTGTTCGCCTCCGGCACCGTCAGCGGCACCGAGCGCGACCAGCGCGGCTCGTTCCTGGAGCTGAGCTGGGGCGGCCGGGAGCCGTTCGGCGAGGAGCTGTTCGGCACCGGCCGGACCTTCCTCGAGGACGGGGACGAGGTGGTGCTGCGCTACACCGCCCCCGGCGCCCTCGGCGGCCGGATCGCGCTCGGCGAGGTCACCGGCCGGATCGAGCCCGCCCGCCCCTGAGCGGCCGCCGGGCGGCCGCCGCGCACGGCGACGGCCACCCGGGACCAGCGGTCGGCGGCTAGGGAACCATCCAGCTGAGCACGGCGGTGGACTGCAGCGCGACGATGACGCACATGATCGCCAGCATCGCCAGGCTCCAGCCCAGGACCTTGCGGAAGATGTCGCCCTCCCGGCCCGCCATGCCCACCGCGGCCGCGGCGATGGCGAGGTTCTGCGGGCTGACCATCTTGCCGAGCACGCCTCCGGAGGAGTTCGCGGCCGCCATCAGCACCGGGTCCAGCCCGGCCTTCGCGGCGGTCTGCACCTGCAGCGCGCCGAAGAGCGCGTTGGCCGAGGTGTCCGACCCGGTGACCGCGACACCGATCCAGCCGAGCACCGGCGCGAGCACCACGTAGAACGAGCCGGCGCCGGCCAGCCACACGCCGAGGCTGGTGGTCTCCCCCGAGCCGTTCATGACGTAGGCCAGGCCCAGCACCGCCATCACGGTCACGATCGCGCGGCTGAGCTCGCGGTAGGTGTTGACGTAGGTGCCCAGCGCCTTCGCCGGCGAGATCCGCAGGATGACCATGCTGATCAGGCCCGCGATCACCATCAGGGTGCCGGCGGCCGGCAGCCAGTTGAAGTTGAACGTCATCGACGAGAGCGGGTCACCGGCCGAGTTGCGCAGGTCGAGGCCCGGCCACTGGAACGCCACCGCCCACGGCTCGGTGGCCAGCGCGGTCTTGACCGCCGGGATGTTGGCGATCGCGAACAGCGCGATGATCACGACGTACGGCGCGTACGCGGTGGCCACGTCGGCCCGGGAGTCGTGCGGGGCCGCACCGGCCCCCGTCGTACCCGAGCCGGAGGGCGCCCCCGCGACGCCGGTGCCGCCGGCGCTGCGGGCGACCCGCGAGCCGCCGCCCACCGCGACCGGCTCGCCGGCACCGGCGCCGGCCGCACCGACCTCCGCACCCGAGGTCGTCTCGGTGACCTCCTCGACCGGGGTCCACACCCGCAGCAGCAGCACGACCGCGGCGGCGGAGACCAGCGAGGCGACGATGTCGGTCAGCGGCACCGAGATGTAGTTCGACGCCACGAACTGGGCGATCGCGAACACCACGCCGGCGACGATCGCCGGCAGCCAGGCCTGGCGCAGGCCGCGCCGCCCGTCGACCACGAAGACCAGGATCAGCGGGACGATCACGGCCAGCAGCGGCGTCTGGCGGCCGACCATGCTGCCCAGGGTGTCGACGTCGAGGCCGGGGGCCTTGCTGACGCCGGAGGTGACGGTGGCCAGGGTGGTGATCGGGACCGCGAGGGCGCCGAACGCCACCGGCGCGGTGTTCGCGATCAGCGCGGTCGCGGCGGCCTTCAGCGGCGGCAGCCCGAGCGCCATCAGCATCACGACGGTGATCGCCACCGGGGTGCCGAAGCCGGCCAGCGCCTCGAGCAGCGCGCCGAAGCAGAACGCGATGATGACCGCCTGGATCCGGTGGTCGGGGCTGACCCGGCCGAACGAGCGGCGCAGCACGTCGAAGTGGCCGCTGGCGACGGTCAGGTTGTAGACCCAGATCGCGTTGATCACGATCCACATGATCGGGAAGAACCCGAAGACCGCGCCCTCGCTGGCGGTCAGCAGCGCCTGTCCGGTGGGCATCTCGAACAGCGCGATGGCGACCACCAGCGACACCGCCAGCGAGATGACACCGGCGAGCCAGGCCCGCATGCGCAGGCCGCCGAGGAGGACGAACAGGGTGAGCAGTGGCAGTGCGCCGCACAGCGCACTGAGGGCGAGCGACCCACCGACCGGGTCGAGGCTCTGCTGGAACATGGCTTCTCCGAGTGTTCGCTGACCGTCAGCCGGCGCTGACGGCGTCTGGGGCGGCGTTGGTGCCGGGCAGCAGGTCGCTGACCGGCAGGCCGCGGATCGAGGCGTCGAGCACCTCGACGGTGTGGGCCATCCCCATCGGGTGCCCGGACCTGGTGATCGCGGAGGCCACCTGCATCAGGCAGCCGGGGTTGGCGGTGACGAGCAGCCGGGCGCCGGTGGCCACGATGTTGGCGGCCTTCCGGTCGCCGAGCTCGCGCGCGGGCTCGGGGTTGAGGATGTTGTAGATGCCGGCCGACCCGCAGCACAGCTCGGCCTCGGCGATCTCCCGCAGCTCCAGCCCGGGGATCCCGCGGAGCAGGCTGCGGGGCTGGGCACGCACGCCCTGGGCGTGCGCCAGGTGGCAGGCGTCGTGGTAGGCCACGGTGACCGCCAGCGGGTGCCGGGGCGCCACCGGGCCGAGCTCGTCGAGGATCTCGGACACGTCGCGCACCCGCTCGGCGAAGCGGGCGGCGCGCTCGGCGTACGCCGGGTCGTCGGCCAGCAGCCGGGCGTAGTCCTTCATCGTCGACCCGCAGCCCGCGGCGTTGACCACGACCCACTCCACCCCGGCCGCCTCGAAGGAGTCCACGATCCGGCGGGCGTAGCGCTGGGCCTCCGCCTCGCGACCGTTGTGCACCGACAGCGCCCCGCAGCAGCCCTGGTCGCGCGGCACCACCACGTCGCAGCCCTCGGCCTGCAGGACCCGGCCCGTGGCCGCGTTGACGCCGGGGAAGAACGCGCCCTGCACGCAGCCGGTCAGCATGCCGACCACCGCGCGGCGCTCACCGGTGGCGGTGAGCCGCTCCGGCAGCCGCTCGGGCCGCTCGAGGCGCGGCGCCAGGCTCTCCATGGCCGCCAGGCTCGGGGCGACCCGCTCGAGCAGCCCGGTGCGCCGCAGGGCGCGGTCCAGCCCGGTGCGCTGCAGGCCGCGCAGCGGACCGCGCAGCAGCCGCAACCGCTTGGGGTGCGGGAAGATCGCGAAGATCAGGCCGCGCAGCGCCCGCTCGGAGGCCGAGCGCCGGTGGTGGCGCTCGACCTGGGCCCGGGTCTGCTCGATCAGCGTGTCGTACTGCACCCCGGAGGGGCAGGCGGTCACGCACGACATGCAGCCCAGGCAGGCGTCCCAGTGCTCGACCATCGAGTCGGTCATCGGCTCGCCCTCGAGGCCCTCCTTCATCAGGTAGATCCGGCCGCGCGGGGAGTCCATCTCCTCTCCCCACAGCGCGTAGGTCGGGCAGGTCGGCAGGCAGAAGCCGCAGTGCACGCAGTCGCCCACGAGCGCGGCGTCCGGCGGGTGGTGCTCGTCGAAGGCGCCGCCGGGTGCGGGCATGCCGAGGTCGACCACGCCCCCGGTCTCCCCGAGGTGGTCGGTCGCCGGGCCCGTGGCCGGGTTGCCGGTCGCCTGCTGGTCCATCAGATGCCTCCCACGTAGCGACCCGGCGAGAGCCGGTGGTCGGGATCGAACTGGTCCTTGACCCGGCGCATCAGGTCCAGCGCCGGGACCGGGCCCCACAGGTCCACGGCCGCCTTCACGGCGGCCGGCGCGTCGAGCACCACCGCGGCCCCGCCGTACCGGCGGCAGGTCTCGCGGAGCCGGTCCACGGTGCGGGCCACGGCGTCGACGGGGATGCCGGCCGGCAGCGCGGCGTAGAGCACGCCCGCGCCGGCCGAGCCGCGCAGCGTCACGGGCGCGTCCTCGGCGGCCTCGCGCGCGGTGCGGAGCACCCCGGCGAGCCCGGACAGCGTGCAGGTCAGCTTGAGCGCGGTCCGGCCCTCGCGGTCGGTGTCGGTCCAGGGGTACGACGACCAGCCGGCCGGCGCCCGGTCGGCGTCGGTCGCCTGGCTGCCGAGCAGCTCCCGGACGACGGCGGCCCGGGCCTCGACGCCCGCCTCGCGGCCCTCGAGCAGCACGGTGAGCACCCCGCCGCCGCCGGGCGGCCACTCGATCTCGACCGCGGCCGGGACGGCCTGGCCGTGCACCACGCGCTGCACCAGCTCGTGGGCCTGCGCGGCGTCCTCGACCGGCGCGCTGACCCAGCGCCGGGCGGCCGGCACCGGGTGGAGCCGGAAGGTCGCCTCGGTGACCACTGCGAGGGTCCCGAACGACCCGACCATCAGCTTGCCGAGGTCGTAGCCGGCGACGTTCTTCACGACCTTGCCGCCGGCCTTGGCGACGACGCCGTCGGCCCGCACCACGGTGAGGCCGATCAGCAGGTCGCGGACGGTGCCCGTGACCAGCCGGCCCGGGCCGCTGGTCGCGGCGGCGAGCGTGCCGCCCACCGAGGCGCCGGGCACGGTCTCGTCCACCGCCAGCCGCTGACCGGCCGCGGCGACGTGCCGCTGCACGTCGGCCAGGCGGGTGCCAGCCCGGGCGGTGACGATCAGGTCGCCCGCGGCGTGCTCGGTGACGCCGTCGAGGCCGGCGAGGTCGAGCAGCACGTCCACCGAGCTGGGCGGCATCCCCCAGCCCAGCTTGGTGCCGCGTCCGCGTGGGACCACGCTCAGCCCGTGCGCGGCGGCCGCGCGCAGCACCGCGGCGACCTCGTCGGTGGAGCCGGGCCGGACGACCAGGCCCGGGGCGACCCCGTCGACCACGTCCAGCGGCTCGGGGTCACCGACCGGGGCGCAGGCGGCGACGGTGTCGCGGGCGGCGGCATCGATCGCGGTCGCAGACATCAGAAGACCTCCGCCAGCCCGGCCTCTTGGAGCGGGTGGGCTCCCTTCCGGCGCCCGGGGACCTCGCCGCACAGCCGGGGCGTGGGGAAGACCTTGCCGGGGTTGGAGATGCCGTCCGGGTCGAAGGCGCAGCGGACCAGCTGCATGGTGTCGAGGTCGTCCTCGGCATACATCCGCGGCATGTACGCGGCCTTGTCGACGCCGACCCCGTGCTCACCGGTGATCGAGCCGCCGTGGCCGATGCAGAGGTCGAGGATCGCGCGGCTGACCTGCTCGGCGGCCTCCGCGGCGCCGTCGACGCGCTCGTCGAAGAGCACCAGCGGGTGCAGGTTGCCGTCGCCGGCGTGGAACACGTTGGCCACCCGCACCCCGCTCGACTCGGACAGCTCGGCGATGCCGCGCAGCACCTCGGGCAGCGCGGTCCGCGGGATCACGCCGTCCTGGACGATGTAGTCGGGGCTGATCCGCCCCACCGCGGCGAACGCGGACTTGCGGCCCTTCCAGATCAGGGCCCGTTCGGCCGGGTCCGTGGCGACCCGCTGCTCGAAGGCGCCGTTCTCCTCACACAGGCGTACGACGTCGTCGTACTCCGCGGCCACCTCGGAGGCCGGTCCGTCGAGCTCGATGACCAGCACCGCGCCGGCTCCCGGGGGGTAGTTGCAGTGCACCGCGGCCTCGGCCGCCTCGATCGCCAGCGCGTCCATCATCTCGATGGCGGCCGGCACGATGCCCGCGGCGATGATCGCCGACGTGGCCGCGCCCGCGTGGTCGGTGGACTCGAAGCCGACCAGCAGCGTGCGGACCTCCTCGGGCACCCGCACCAGCCGCACGGTCACCTCGGTGACGATGCCGAGCGTGCCCTCCGAGCCCACCACGGCCCCGAGCAGGTCGTAGCCGGGGCTGTCCGGTGCGGCGCCACCCAGCTGCACCAGCTCGCCGTCCGGGGTGACGAACTCGGCGGCGAGCACGTGGTTGGTGGTGAAGCCGTACTTCAAGCAGTGGGCACCGCCGGAGTTCTCCGCGACGTTGCCGCCGATCGAGCAGATCTGCTGGCTGGAGGGGTCGGGCGCGTAGTAGTAGCCGTGCGGGGCGGCCGCCCGGGTGACGTCGAGGTTGATCACACCGGGCTCGACGACGGCGCGCTGGTCCGCGGCCCGCACCTCCCGGATCCCCCGCATCCGGGAGGTGACGATCAGGACCCCGTCGGCCCGGGGCAGGGCGCCGCCGGAGAGGCCGGTGCCGGAGCCGCGCGCGATGAACGGCAGCCGCTGTTCGGCGCAGGCGCGCACGATCGCGGCCACCTGGCCGGCGTCCTCGGGGATCACCACGAGGCCCGGCGTCACCCGGTAGTGGGCGAGCCCGTCGCACTCGTAGGTGCGCAGCCGGGCGTGGTCGGTGATCACCGACTCCTCCGGCAGCAGCCGGCGGGCGACGGCGGCCACCGCGGCCAGGCCAGGACCCAGATCGGGCGCCAGGCCCGGGGCCGTGCCGGCCGGCGTCTGCTGGCCGGCGCTCGCGCTCGACATCCCCGGCCCCCTCAGTCGACCTGGGCGGACAGGCCGGCGGCCTCGATGCCGGCGACCGCCGCGGCCTCGTCGTTGTCGGAGGTGTCACCGGTGATGCCGACCGCGCCCAGCAGCGTGCCCTCGGCGTCCCGGACCAGCACCCCACCCGGGACCGGCACCAGCGCGCCGCCCACGGCCGAGGTGACCGCGGCGATGAAGAACGGCTGCTGCTCCGCGCGGGCCATCAGCGAGCGGGACCCCATGCCGAGCGACAACGCGCCGTGCGCCTTGCCGAACCCGACCTCGAAGCGCTTGTTCGACGAGCCGTCCTCGCGTTCGACGGCCACCACGTGTCCCCCGCCGTCCAGCACGACCACGGTCAGCGGCTTGAGCCCCGCCTCCCGCGCGTGGGCGCGCGCTCCGGCGACGATCCGGCGGGCGGTCTCCAGGTCGAGCGTGCTCACGAGTCGCTCCTCTCGGTCTTCTTCTGCGCCCGGTGCCGGTGCAGGATCGGTTCGGTGTAGCCGCTGGGCTGGCTGAGCCCCTCGAAGACCAGGTCGTGGGCGGCCCGGAAGGCCTGGCCGTCGAAGCCCGGCGCCATCGGCGTGTACGCCGGGTCGCCGGCGTTCTGCTCGTCGA is a window encoding:
- a CDS encoding L-lactate permease gives rise to the protein MFQQSLDPVGGSLALSALCGALPLLTLFVLLGGLRMRAWLAGVISLAVSLVVAIALFEMPTGQALLTASEGAVFGFFPIMWIVINAIWVYNLTVASGHFDVLRRSFGRVSPDHRIQAVIIAFCFGALLEALAGFGTPVAITVVMLMALGLPPLKAAATALIANTAPVAFGALAVPITTLATVTSGVSKAPGLDVDTLGSMVGRQTPLLAVIVPLILVFVVDGRRGLRQAWLPAIVAGVVFAIAQFVASNYISVPLTDIVASLVSAAAVVLLLRVWTPVEEVTETTSGAEVGAAGAGAGEPVAVGGGSRVARSAGGTGVAGAPSGSGTTGAGAAPHDSRADVATAYAPYVVIIALFAIANIPAVKTALATEPWAVAFQWPGLDLRNSAGDPLSSMTFNFNWLPAAGTLMVIAGLISMVILRISPAKALGTYVNTYRELSRAIVTVMAVLGLAYVMNGSGETTSLGVWLAGAGSFYVVLAPVLGWIGVAVTGSDTSANALFGALQVQTAAKAGLDPVLMAAANSSGGVLGKMVSPQNLAIAAAAVGMAGREGDIFRKVLGWSLAMLAIMCVIVALQSTAVLSWMVP
- a CDS encoding FAD-binding oxidoreductase, whose translation is MSATAIDAAARDTVAACAPVGDPEPLDVVDGVAPGLVVRPGSTDEVAAVLRAAAAHGLSVVPRGRGTKLGWGMPPSSVDVLLDLAGLDGVTEHAAGDLIVTARAGTRLADVQRHVAAAGQRLAVDETVPGASVGGTLAAATSGPGRLVTGTVRDLLIGLTVVRADGVVAKAGGKVVKNVAGYDLGKLMVGSFGTLAVVTEATFRLHPVPAARRWVSAPVEDAAQAHELVQRVVHGQAVPAAVEIEWPPGGGGVLTVLLEGREAGVEARAAVVRELLGSQATDADRAPAGWSSYPWTDTDREGRTALKLTCTLSGLAGVLRTAREAAEDAPVTLRGSAGAGVLYAALPAGIPVDAVARTVDRLRETCRRYGGAAVVLDAPAAVKAAVDLWGPVPALDLMRRVKDQFDPDHRLSPGRYVGGI
- the glcF gene encoding glycolate oxidase subunit GlcF, producing the protein MDQQATGNPATGPATDHLGETGGVVDLGMPAPGGAFDEHHPPDAALVGDCVHCGFCLPTCPTYALWGEEMDSPRGRIYLMKEGLEGEPMTDSMVEHWDACLGCMSCVTACPSGVQYDTLIEQTRAQVERHHRRSASERALRGLIFAIFPHPKRLRLLRGPLRGLQRTGLDRALRRTGLLERVAPSLAAMESLAPRLERPERLPERLTATGERRAVVGMLTGCVQGAFFPGVNAATGRVLQAEGCDVVVPRDQGCCGALSVHNGREAEAQRYARRIVDSFEAAGVEWVVVNAAGCGSTMKDYARLLADDPAYAERAARFAERVRDVSEILDELGPVAPRHPLAVTVAYHDACHLAHAQGVRAQPRSLLRGIPGLELREIAEAELCCGSAGIYNILNPEPARELGDRKAANIVATGARLLVTANPGCLMQVASAITRSGHPMGMAHTVEVLDASIRGLPVSDLLPGTNAAPDAVSAG
- a CDS encoding FAD-binding oxidoreductase, producing MSSASAGQQTPAGTAPGLAPDLGPGLAAVAAVARRLLPEESVITDHARLRTYECDGLAHYRVTPGLVVIPEDAGQVAAIVRACAEQRLPFIARGSGTGLSGGALPRADGVLIVTSRMRGIREVRAADQRAVVEPGVINLDVTRAAAPHGYYYAPDPSSQQICSIGGNVAENSGGAHCLKYGFTTNHVLAAEFVTPDGELVQLGGAAPDSPGYDLLGAVVGSEGTLGIVTEVTVRLVRVPEEVRTLLVGFESTDHAGAATSAIIAAGIVPAAIEMMDALAIEAAEAAVHCNYPPGAGAVLVIELDGPASEVAAEYDDVVRLCEENGAFEQRVATDPAERALIWKGRKSAFAAVGRISPDYIVQDGVIPRTALPEVLRGIAELSESSGVRVANVFHAGDGNLHPLVLFDERVDGAAEAAEQVSRAILDLCIGHGGSITGEHGVGVDKAAYMPRMYAEDDLDTMQLVRCAFDPDGISNPGKVFPTPRLCGEVPGRRKGAHPLQEAGLAEVF
- the fahA gene encoding fumarylacetoacetase; its protein translation is MTTTWVEGAAGSLFDVDNLPYGVFSRPGEEPRVGVRIGELVLDLAPVSAAEMLDVHHVFEEPSLNAFMAEGPRVWRSVRRWITGLLTDETERDLVEPHLMPLADVTLQLPVEVADYVDFYASEHHASNVGRIFRPDAEALLPNWKHLPVGYHGRAGTVVGSGTPVVRPCGQRKGPADQAPAYGPSTRLDIEAELGFVVGAGSPLGERVPVSAFADHVFGVVGLNDWSARDIQAWEYVPLGPFLGKSFATSISQWVTPLEALGAAWTDLPGQDPLPLPYLAPEEARGLDIDIEVVLGGRVVSRPPYRTMYWSPAQMLAHLTVNGASARTGDLFASGTVSGTERDQRGSFLELSWGGREPFGEELFGTGRTFLEDGDEVVLRYTAPGALGGRIALGEVTGRIEPARP
- a CDS encoding heme-binding protein, which encodes MSTLDLETARRIVAGARAHAREAGLKPLTVVVLDGGGHVVAVEREDGSSNKRFEVGFGKAHGALSLGMGSRSLMARAEQQPFFIAAVTSAVGGALVPVPGGVLVRDAEGTLLGAVGITGDTSDNDEAAAVAGIEAAGLSAQVD